From the Rhizobium sp. SL42 genome, the window TTGATGCCCGGGTCGAACACGCCGAAACCGCCGGCTTCCCAGATCCACGCTTGACCCGGATGCCAGCGACGCACGTCTTCCTTCCAGGTGATCTCGATCTTGCGGATCGTCTTGCCCAGCAGCCATTCACGCGCCGGCTCGACGCCATTGGCAAAGCGGGAATGCCAAGTGGCAAACAGGGTGACGCCGGCGGCATGGGCCAATTCGGCCAGCGCCTGCGCTTCACCGAGCGTGGCTGCGGGCGGCTTTTCCAGCAGCACATCCAGTCCCTCGGCAATGGCCTTCTTGGCCATGTCGAAGCGAACTTCCGGTGGCGTGCACAGCGAGATCGCGCGAATATCGCCACGGGTCTCGAGAAACTTCTCGTAGCTCTCGAAATTTTCCGCGCTGTCGATCTTGCCGTTGCGGCTGATGGCAGCCTTGATGGTGAAATCACCGCCGTTTTCAACCGAGGGAATGTGCTGGTCGCGGGCGATCTTGCCAACGCCGGCCAATGCCAGCGCAATCTTCTGAGAAGAGGTCATAGCCTGCTCATCCTGTAAAGTTCAATGGAATGAAGCGCGCCGGAGGGCGCGCTTCCAAGTTCGGTTCAAGAGATCAATGCGAATCCTTGCCGACGGCAGATCCGCGACACCCCTTGAGGAAGTCGAAGTCGGCGCCGGTATCGGCCCCTTCGACATGATCATGGAACATGCGGGCATAACCGCTGGTCGGCGGCTCGACCGACGGACGCCAGTCGGCCAGGCGGCGCTGCATTTCCTCTTCCGAAATGTCGAGGTGAACGCGACGGGCTTCGACATCGATCTCGATAAAATCGCCGTTGCGTACGATCGCCAGCGGACCGCCACGCGCCGCTTCCGGCGATGTATGCAGGAGAACCGTTCCATAGGCCGTACCGGACATGCGCGCATCCGAGATGCGGACCATGTCGGTGATGCCCTTGCGCAGAACCTTCGGCGGCAGGCCCATGTTGCCGACTTCGGCCATGCCCGGATAACCGCGCGGGCCACAGTTCTTCAGAACCATGACGCAGGTTTCGTCGATATCGAGCGCCTCATCGTTGATCTTCGCCTTGTAGTCGTCGATGTCTTCGAAGACGACGGCGCGGCCGCGATGCTTCAACAGATGTTCGGAGGCTGCCGACGGCTTCAGAACGCAGCCCTTCGGCGCGAGATTGCCGCGCAGGACTGCAATACCGCCCTGCTGGGTCAACGCCTTTTCGACCGGCAGAATGACATCCTCATTCCAGTTGCGAACGTCCTTGACCTCTTCCCAGATCGTCGTGCCCGAAACGGTCAGCGCATCCTTGTGCAGCTTGCCGGCTTCGCCGAGACGCTGGAGCACGACCGGCAGGCCACCGGCGTAAAAGAACTCTTCCATCAGGTATTTGCCCGACGGCATCAGGTTGACGATCGTCGGAATGTCGCGACCACAGCGATCCCAGTCGTCGAGCGTCAGGTCGATTCCGACGCGGCCGGCCATGGCAAGAAGATGGACGACGGCATTGGTCGAGCCACCAATCGCGCCATTGGTGCGGATGGCATTTTCGAAGGCTTCCTTGGTCAGGATGTCGGAGGGCTTCAGGTCGTCCTTGACCATCTGCACGATGCGGCGACCCGAAAGCTGCGCCATGACGCGGCGACGGCTGTCGACGGCCGGGATCGCAGCATTGCCGGACAACGCCATGCCGAGCGATTCGATCATCGAGGCCATGGTCGAGGCGGTACCCATGGTGTTGCAGGTACCGGTCGAGCGCGACATCGAGGCTTCAGCCTCGAGGAACTCCTCCTGGGTCATCTCGCCCGCCTTGACGGCTTCGGAGAACTTCCACAAATGCGTGCCGGAACCGACGCGTTCACCGCGGAAATAACCGTTCAGCATCGGGCCGCCGGTGACCATGATGGTCGGGATATCGGTCGAGGCGGCGCCCATCAAAAGCGATGGCGTTGTCTTGTCACAACCGACCAGCAGCACGGCACCGTCGATCGGCTGGCCACGCATGGCTTCCTCGACGGCGAGTGCTGCAAGGTTGCGGTACATCATCGCCGTCGGGCGGAAGGTGTTTTCCGAGGCCGAGAAAACCGGCACTTCGACCGGAAAACCACCGGCTTCCCAGATGCCCGCCTTCACCTTTTCCGCGAGTTCGCGCAGATGGCCGTTGCAGGGCGTAAGATCGGACCAGGTGTTCATGATGCCGATCACCGGACGACCATCGAACAGGTCGTGCGGATAGCCCTGGTTCTTCATCCAGCCACGGTGATAAATCGTATCGCGGGACGTGCCGCCATAC encodes:
- the araD gene encoding L-arabinonate dehydratase, encoding MSNFKPAAWPRQLRSQHWYGGTSRDTIYHRGWMKNQGYPHDLFDGRPVIGIMNTWSDLTPCNGHLRELAEKVKAGIWEAGGFPVEVPVFSASENTFRPTAMMYRNLAALAVEEAMRGQPIDGAVLLVGCDKTTPSLLMGAASTDIPTIMVTGGPMLNGYFRGERVGSGTHLWKFSEAVKAGEMTQEEFLEAEASMSRSTGTCNTMGTASTMASMIESLGMALSGNAAIPAVDSRRRVMAQLSGRRIVQMVKDDLKPSDILTKEAFENAIRTNGAIGGSTNAVVHLLAMAGRVGIDLTLDDWDRCGRDIPTIVNLMPSGKYLMEEFFYAGGLPVVLQRLGEAGKLHKDALTVSGTTIWEEVKDVRNWNEDVILPVEKALTQQGGIAVLRGNLAPKGCVLKPSAASEHLLKHRGRAVVFEDIDDYKAKINDEALDIDETCVMVLKNCGPRGYPGMAEVGNMGLPPKVLRKGITDMVRISDARMSGTAYGTVLLHTSPEAARGGPLAIVRNGDFIEIDVEARRVHLDISEEEMQRRLADWRPSVEPPTSGYARMFHDHVEGADTGADFDFLKGCRGSAVGKDSH
- a CDS encoding Gfo/Idh/MocA family protein, giving the protein MTSSQKIALALAGVGKIARDQHIPSVENGGDFTIKAAISRNGKIDSAENFESYEKFLETRGDIRAISLCTPPEVRFDMAKKAIAEGLDVLLEKPPAATLGEAQALAELAHAAGVTLFATWHSRFANGVEPAREWLLGKTIRKIEITWKEDVRRWHPGQAWIWEAGGFGVFDPGINALSILTAIIPGQTIVEKAILAFPENRQQPIAASLAMKSAAGAPITAEFDWRQEGPQTWDIVVETEQGMLRLAKGGAELYIDGKQAIEGPDREYARIYDRFADLIRTRQSDADFQPLRLVADAFLTGERRIVEPFVE